One Camelus ferus isolate YT-003-E chromosome 21, BCGSAC_Cfer_1.0, whole genome shotgun sequence genomic region harbors:
- the LRRC71 gene encoding leucine-rich repeat-containing protein 71: MSAEARAPTSASPRTPRPGIQKSSGAVTKKGDRGTKEKPATALPPVCEEEPKNPEEYQCTGVLETDFTELCTRSGYTKFPKVVIRPYPHSPSDSSSVSSKTTVEDQLLSRSCSLNSLESKYVFFRPTIQVELDHEDNSLTEIYIRGWKLEEQILGIFSKCLPSLSQLQAINLWKVGLTDKTLTMFIALLPLCSSTLRNVSLEANPLPEQSYHKLMAVDSTIAHLSLRNNNIDDYGAQLLGQALATLHSCNRTLMSLNLAFNHIGDEGAGYIADGLRLNRSLCWLSLAHNRIQDKGARKLAEVLRPFELTHAEVVQRRRLLLEKGSQERSRSPSSSRHGDSKTEREKNQLMGVSSFALMDKTDKTQTTKTPRGLGKKKEKSGEVVKKEEKTGSGQSPIQGTPKKEDSTKAGKGKVTIPEQKVSKGKGPKTGSKEKRSILQESEYSALEATEMVNPLLEPVEHRDGKVFMPGNKVLSHLNLLRNRITEVGLEAFLATVQYQAQFFKSKTASKGPVGPLWLCLEKNCFSPQCPAYLMIQKLTLTSDPNSKAKHREEAATTAST; the protein is encoded by the exons AGGAGTACCAGTGCACCGGCGTCCTGGAGACAGACTTCACCGAACTCTGCACGCGGTCGGGCTACACGAAGTTCCCCAAAGTGGTCATCCGGCCCTACCCGCACTCGCCCTCCGACTCCTCCTCCGTGTCGTCAAAGACCACCGTAG AGGATCAGCTGCTGTCGAGATCCTGCAGCCTCAACAGCTTAGAGAGCAAATATGTGTTCTTCCGGCCCACCATCCAGGTGGAGCTGGATCACGAAGACAACTCCTTGACAGAAATCTACATCCGCG GCTGGAAGCTTGAGGAGCAGATCCTGGGTATCTTCTCTAAGTGTCTGCCCTCTCTCAGCCAGCTGCAGGCCATTAA CCTGTGGAAGGTGGGGCTGACTGATAAGACCCTGACCATGTTCATcgccctcctgcctctctgctcaTCCACGCTCAG GAACGTGTCTCTGGAGGCGAACCCGTTGCCGGAGCAGTCCTATCACAAGCTTATGGCAGTGGACAGCAC gaTCGCGCACCTGTCTCTGCGGAACAACAACATCGACGACTACGGGGCGCAGctcctgggccaggctctggccaCGCTGCATAGCTGCAACCGCACCCTGATGTCGCTCAACCTGGCCTTCAACCACATCGGGGACGAGGGCGCGGGCTACATCGCCGAC GGCCTCCGGCTGAACCGCTCCCTGTGCTGGCTGTCCCTGGCCCACAACCGCATCCAGGACAAGGGCGCCCGGAAGCTGGCCGAG GTCCTGCGCCCCTTCGAGCTGACGCACGCCGAGGTGGTGCAGCGCCGGCGCCTCCTGCTGGAGAAAGGGTCGCAGGAGCGATCGCGATCG CCCTCCAGCTCTCGACATGGGGACTCCAAAACAGAACGTGAGAAGAATCAGCTGATGGGGGTCAGCAGTTTTGCACTGATGGACAAGACAGACAAGACACAGACAACGAAGACCCCCAGGGGCCTGGGCAAGAAAAAGGAGAAGTCGGGG GAAGTggtgaagaaagaggagaagacagGGTCTGGGCAGTCCCCCATACAAGGAACCCCGAAGAAAGAAGACTCCACAAAGGCAGGCAAGGGGA AGGTAACCATCCCTGAACAGAAAGTAAGCAAGGGAAAAGGACCCAAGACTGGGAGCAAAGAGAAGCGCAGCATCCTCCAGGAATCAGAG TATTCTGCCTTAGAAGCTACTGAGATGGTCAACCCTCTCCTGGAACCCGTGGAGCACCGAGATGGGAAAGTTTTCATGCCTGGAAACAAGGTCCTTTCCCACCTCAACCTTCTCA GAAACCGCATCacggaggtggggctggaggcctTCCTCGCCACGGTGCAGTATCAGGCACAGTTCTTCAAGTCCAAGACAGCATCCAAGGGCCCTGTGGGACCGCTGTGGCTGTGCCTGGAG aaAAACTGCTTCTCCCCACAATGTCCTGCGTACCTCATGATCCAGAAGCTGACGCTGACCAGCGACCCCAACAGTAAGGCCAagcacagggaggaggcagccaccACTGCCTCCACCtag